The sequence below is a genomic window from Streptomyces sp. B21-105.
GACGCCCGCCGTGCTGCGGCCGAAGGCGAGGGTCGGCTCGGTGACGTGGGCGCTGCGGCAGTGCGGGATGCCGATGCCGCCGTCGAGACCGGTCGGCATCTGGGCCTCGCGGGCGGCCACGTCGGCGAGGAAACCGTCGAGGTCGGTCACCCGGCCCAGGGCCACCATGCGCTCGGCGAGGGACCGCGCCACCGCTTCCTTCGTTTCGGCGGACAGGTCGAGGTCGACCAGGTCCGCGGTGATCATGTCGCTCATCGCGGGCTCCTTCGCACGCGTATTGCCCGGGGCGTGGAGTGATGGGAGGGAGAGGGGGCGGGGAGGTCGAAGGCGGGAAAACGGGAGGTGGGGAGGTCGGAGGCGGGGCTGGGGGGACCCGGCCTCCGTGGGGTCGCGGGAGGGTTCGGGTCCTGCGACCCCTGGTCGGCAGGGCGACTCAGGATGCCCTGCCGGCCGTAGGGAGCGGCGGGTGCCGGGGCACCTCGCCGTTCAGGCGGCGGGGCACCTCGCCGTTCAGGGGCCGGTGTGCCGGGCGTCGCGGGGCGCGCGTGGGTCGTCGTCATGAAACCGGCTCGCCGAGTCGACGGTCCACCGGCACCTCCGCCGTCACCGTCACCGCCGCCGGATCCAGGTCGGACGGGGTCGGCATCACGCTGCCGGGCAGCTGGACGGCGGCCGCGCCGTGTGCGACGGCGGAGGCGAGTGCCGCCGGGCCGCTGCCGCCGGCGACGAGAAAGCCGGCGAGGGAGGAGTCGCCCGCTCCGACGTTGCTGCGGACGACGTCCACGCGGGCGCTCGCGAACCAGGTGCCCGTGTCCTCCACGAGCAGTTGCCCGTCGGCGCCCAGGCTGGCGAGCACGGCACGGGCGCCCATTGCGCGCAGCTCCTCGGCCGCCTTCACCGCGTCGCCGACGGTCGCCAGGGGGCGTCCGACGGCCTCCGCGAGCTCCTCCGCGTTCGGCTTCACCACGTCGGGCCGCTCCCGCAGCGCCTCGAGCAGCGCACGCCCCGAGGTGTCCAGCGCGATGCGCGCGCCTGCGGCGTGCGCCCGTGCGACTACCTCGGCGTACCAGGAGGGCGTGAGCCCGCGGGGCAGGCTTCCGCAGCAGGCGATCCAGTCCGCGCCGCAGGACTGCTCACGCACCGTCGCCAGGAGCCGTTCCTGTTCCTCGGCGGACAGCTCGGGGCCGGGCGCGTTGATCTTCGTCAGGACGCCGTCCGACTCGGCTAGGGCGATGTTCGAGCGGGTGGCTCCGGCGACCGGGACCGGCGCTACCTCGATGCCCTGCGCGTCGAGCAGTTCGGCGACGAGCGCGCCCGGCGCGCCGCCCAGGGGCAGCACGGCGACCGTGCGCCTTCCGGTGGCCGCGACCGCGCGCGACACGTTCACGCCCTTGCCGCCCGGGTCCATCCGCTCACCGGTGGCGCGGACGACCTCGCCGCGGTCCAGGGCGGGGATCTCGTAGGTGCGGTCGAGGGAGGGGTTGGGGGTGACGGTGAGGATCACGCCCGCGCCGCCATGGGTGCCGCGGGTGCCTTTGGTGCCGCTCATGCTCGTACCACTTCCGTGCCGCCGCGTTCGACGGCGACCATGTCGTCGTCGCTGAGCCCGCTGTCGGTGATCAGCAGGTCCACGTCGCTCAGGTCGCAGAATCGGGCGAAGTGCTCCTGGCCGTGCTTGGAGGAGTCGGCGAGCAGCACCACGCGGCGTGCGGCTGCGACGGCCGCCCGCTTCACCGCGGCCTCGGCGAGGTCGGGAGTGGTCAGCCCGAGCTCGGCGGAGAAGCCGTTGGCGGCGACGAACAGGACGTCGGCGCGGATCTCGCCGTACGCGCGCAGCGCCCAGGCGTCCACGGCGGCGCGGGTGCGATGCCGTACGCGTCCCCCGACGAGATGGAGCTGCATCCCGGGGTGGTCCGCGAGACGGGCCGCGATGGGCAGGCTGTGCGTGACGACGGTGAGCTCGGCCTCCAGCGGCAGGGCGGCGGCCAGCCGGGCCACCGTCGTGCCGGCGTCGAGGATCATCGTGCCCTCGGCCGGCAGTTCGGCGAGGGCCGCCTTGGCGATGCGGTCCTTCTCGTCGGTGGAGGTGCCCTCGCGTTCGGCGAGGTCGGGCTCGAAGTCGAGGCGTCCGACCGGTATGGCGCCGCCGTGGACACGGCGCACCAGACCGGCGCGGTCGAGGGCCTTCAGGTCGCGGCGGATCGTCTCCGCGGTGACCTGGAACTCCTCGGCCAGTGACAGGACGTCCACCCGGCCGCCATCGCGGGCGAGCCGCAGGATCTCCTGCTGCCGCTCCGGTGCGTACATGTCCGTTCCCCTCCGACCGCTATCACGTTCATGCCCGAACGTGTGGTTTCGCCACGGAGGTTACGCCCGGATCGCCGATAAGTAAACAAGTTCGGGCGCGATGCGGGCAGGAACGGACACACGCGAAGGGGCCCGCCTCCGTTGCGGTGACGGGCCCCGGCCGGCGGGCTCAAGCTCAGCCGGCGGCGTCTTGCTCAGCCGGCGGGCTCAAGCTCAGCCGGCGAACTCGTGTTCCTTCTCCCGCGCCGGTTCCTCGGACGGGGCGGCCTCCGGGACGTCCTCGACGCCCTCCATGTGCTGCGCGG
It includes:
- the pfkB gene encoding 1-phosphofructokinase; translation: MILTVTPNPSLDRTYEIPALDRGEVVRATGERMDPGGKGVNVSRAVAATGRRTVAVLPLGGAPGALVAELLDAQGIEVAPVPVAGATRSNIALAESDGVLTKINAPGPELSAEEQERLLATVREQSCGADWIACCGSLPRGLTPSWYAEVVARAHAAGARIALDTSGRALLEALRERPDVVKPNAEELAEAVGRPLATVGDAVKAAEELRAMGARAVLASLGADGQLLVEDTGTWFASARVDVVRSNVGAGDSSLAGFLVAGGSGPAALASAVAHGAAAVQLPGSVMPTPSDLDPAAVTVTAEVPVDRRLGEPVS
- a CDS encoding DeoR/GlpR family DNA-binding transcription regulator encodes the protein MYAPERQQEILRLARDGGRVDVLSLAEEFQVTAETIRRDLKALDRAGLVRRVHGGAIPVGRLDFEPDLAEREGTSTDEKDRIAKAALAELPAEGTMILDAGTTVARLAAALPLEAELTVVTHSLPIAARLADHPGMQLHLVGGRVRHRTRAAVDAWALRAYGEIRADVLFVAANGFSAELGLTTPDLAEAAVKRAAVAAARRVVLLADSSKHGQEHFARFCDLSDVDLLITDSGLSDDDMVAVERGGTEVVRA